The genomic stretch GAAGTCGCCGTCCGCGGCATCGAGTGGAGTGCCGGCGAGCAGGGCGAGCGCAGTGGCGAAGCGAAGAGTATTCATACGAGCATGACGCGAGTCGGTCTCGGCCTTGCATCGCGTGGACGCAGGGTGTTTCGTTGGTGCAAGAGACGCCGGGGCGACTCCGCCGGGTTACTCGATTACTGGGCCGCGGCCCGCGCGCGGGAGGCGGCATGGCTCGCGTCGCCACCGGTCCACGGCTCGATCCGAAGACGCAACGTGTGCGGCTGCATGGGCACTGCGTAGCGCACGAGTACTCCCGGTCCGCAACTGCTGTTGCCCAAGCCCATGTGTGCGGCGTCGATAGAAAGCACGACTTCGTCGCGCGGCTTCAGGAGGTGGGCGTGGGTCGACGCAGCGAGATCTTGCGCGGTGAAACGGAGGGCGGAGAACGAGACCGGTGTGCCTGCGGAGGCGACGAGGAGGCCGCGACCTGCCGAATCTTCCAGCACGATCCAGCGCGTGTCCTCGCGGTTGCCGGTTTCCTGCGGGCGCGGGTAGGGGACGTAGGCGGCGTCGACGGTCGATGTCCACACGCCCATGTCGGCACTGCGTTTGCGGTCGGAGTAGTTCTCGTGGGGGCCGCGGCCGTACCACGTGGTCTCGCGCAGGTCCCCTGCGAGGCGCGCGACGATGCCGAGACGCGCGAGCGGCGGCAACGAGCCTCCGGGAGTGAACGTGGCTTCGAGGTCGATCGCACCGTCGCCGTGCACGGTCCAAACCGCGTCTTGCGCGACCGCGCCCTCGGCGGCGTGGAGTGTCGTGGAAACACGGATACGCACGGCCGAGGCGTCGACGCGTTCGATCGTGGCCGGACCCGTCGAGATACGTGGGCGATCGAGGCCGGCTCGGGTCCAGTCGCGGGCGAGCCATTGGCCGAAGCCGCGGTCGTTGTCGGTCGGTGCGCGCCACGCTTGCGGTAAGGGGCCGGGGGGGAGTTCGTTTTCGGCCGGGCTCGGCGGAGCCAACATCTCGCGGCCGTCGAAGGCGAGCGAGGTGAACGTTCCCGCGGTGCGATCGAACACGGCGGTGAAGTTCGTGCCCACGATCTGGATACGCGCGGTCGACTCCTCGACGCGCAGGGCCGGGCCGCCGGTCGCAACGAGGGCGGACGGGGGAAGTGCGGTGGTGGAGACGGGGAGCGGAAGTTGTTCGGAGGCGATCTCGTGACCGCCGGGCGCCCAGCATGCCTCGAGGCCGGCGCGCGCGCGGAGAGACGCGGGGTCGGCGACGAGCGAGTCGCGTTTGTGCAGGCTGACGCGCAGCCAGTAATCGGCGCCGACGATCGGATCGGCGATCGCGGCTACGGGGAGGGAGACTTCCACGGCCTTGTCCGGGGCACCTTCGATCGCGGGCAGCGTGCCTTGCTGCAACACGCGTCCGTCGCTGGTGACGGACCAGCGCACGTCGAATGCAGAGAGATCGAGATGGTGGTTGCGGTTGGTGATGCGGATCACGACCTCGCCGGGTTGGGCGCGGCGCCATTCGATGTAGGCGGGTTGGTAGACCTTCTTCACCTCCCAATACTTCGGAGGGAGCGTGCGGTCGGCGAAGACAACACCGTTGAGGGCGAAGGCGCGGCTGTTTGGTTTGTCCCCGAAGTCGCCTCCGTAGGCGAACCAGCGCGTGCCGTCGGGCGCGGTGCGGTAGAGGGCTTGGTCGACCCAGTCCCAAATGAAGCCGCCGAGCATGTGCGGGTGCCAGTAGATCTCGTCCCAGTACTCCTGAAGGTTGCCGATGGCGTTGCCCATGGCGTGGGCGTATTCGCTCGTCATCACCGGGCGCGTCTCGCCCGCGATCATGGTGTGATGGAGGAGGCGTTCCCAGCGGGCGTTTTCGGCGCGTTCCTCGATCGATCCTTCGGGGATACCGGGGTTGAGGTAGTCCTGCAGCACGCGGGGATAGAAGCGGCTGATCACGTCGACGCCGAGCGGGTCGCGTGGGGTGCCTTGGGCGCCTTCGTAGTGGACCGGTCGAGTGGGATCGAACTCCTTCAACCACGCCGACGCGGCGGCGAAGTTGGGACCCCATCCGGCTTCGTTGCCGAGCGACCAGAAGACGACGGAGGGATGGTTCTTGTCGCGCTCGGCCATGCGGACGATGCGGTCGAGGAACTGTGCGTGCCAGCGTGGGTCGCTCGCGAGTTCGCCGCGGATGCCGTGGGATTCGATGTCGGCCTCGTCCATGACGTAGAGGCCGTACTCGTCGCAGAGGTCGTACCAGCGCGTGTCGTTGGGGTAGTGCGCGGTGCGGACGGCGTTGATGTTGGCCTGCTTCATGAGGCGAATGTCTTCGACCATGCGCTCGAGCGAGAGCGCGTGCGCGGTGGCGGGGTCGTGCTCGTGACGGTTGACTCCGCGCAGGCGCACGGGGCGGCCGTTGACGAGGAAGCGTCCTTCCCGGATCTCCAGTTCCCGGAATCCGACGCGCGTGCGCACGGCTTCGACGAGCGCGCCGGCGGGATCGTGGAGGGTGAGCACGAGCGTGTAGAGGTGCGGCGTCTCTGCGGTCCATTTCGCGGGGGCGGTCACGGCGCCTTCCATCCACGCGAACTTCGCCGGGCCGCGCTGGGGCACGCGGTCGTTCATGACGGCGGCACGCCGGTCGCGATTGAGCACGGGCTCGGCGTCCTGGCGTAGTGGAGAATCGAATACGGGAACTCCGGTGGCGTCGTGCAACTGCGCCTGGAGCGACCAGCCGGCGAGGTCCGATCCGTCGTAGGCGGCGAGCTCGGGTTTGATCTGGAGGACGGCGTCGCGGTAGTCGGCGTCGAGTTCGGTGCGGACGGCGAAGTCCGCGATGCGGACCGCTGCGGTCGAGTAGAGAAAGACCTCGCGGAAGATGCCGCTGAATCTCCACATGTCCTGATCCTCGAGGTAGCTGCCGTCGCACCAGCGGTAGACCTCGACGGCGACGTGGTTGCGACCGGGTCGGACCCACTCGGTGACGTCGAACTCGGCGGGTTCCATGCTGCCCTGCGAGTAGCCGACGCGCGTGCCGTTGACCCACACGTAGAACGCGCTCTGCACGCCGGCGAAGTGCAGGTAGGTGCGACGCCCGTCCCACGATGCGGGGACGTCGAACGTGCGACGGTAGGAGCCGACCGGATTTCTTTCATGAAACGCGGTCCAGTCCTCTGGTGGCGTGGCCGTCACGCGCGGCGGATCGATTTTGAACGGAAAACCGGCGCTGATGTAGATGGGCGTGCCGTAGCCGTGCATCTCCCAGTTGGAAGGGACGGGGATGTCGGCCCACGAGGAGTCGTCGAACTCGGGGGCGTGGAAGTCGAGCGGGCGCGCTTCGGGAGCGGGCACCCAGTGGAATTTCCACGTGCCGTCGAGGGAGAGAAACCATGGCGAGCGCGTGCGGTCGCCGCGCAGGGCGTTCTCCGTCGTGTCGAAGGGGACGAAGGTGGCGCGAGCCGGCTCGCGGCCGATCTGGAAGACTTGTTCGTTCTCCCAGTCGGGCGGTGTCGCGTATGCACCGGTTGGATACACGAGGCTCGCGACGGCGAGCGCGTGTGCGAAGACCGAGGGCGAGAGGCTCGCGCGAAGGGACGGCAAACGACGCGGGGCGAGGTCAAGAGCGCTCATCGGTCGCATCGATCGGCCATGCGAGCGGCTTTGCCAAGCCGCAAACATCGGGCGCGGCGAAGGCGGTGCTTCGGCGCGCCGCGGCGCGAAACGCGGTCAGTCGTCGATGCGGTGCTGCTTGCGGTATTCGCGCGGCGAGCAGCCGCAGGCGCGGCGAAACGCTTCGTTGAAGCGGCTGATCGAGCTGAAGCCGGACTCGAAGGCGACGTCCACGATCTTCTCGTCGCCGGTCGCGAGCAGGCGTTGCGCGTGCGAGACGCGGTGGTGGGTGAGGTACTCGACCAGCGTGGTGCCGAACGTGCGTTGAAACAGGCTCATCGCGTAGTTCGGGTGCAGGCCGACCGAGCGTCCGATCTCTTCGACCGTGAGCTTTTCGAGGTAACGCTGAGCGATGAGGCAGGCCATCTGCTCGACCTTGTTGAGGCCACCATCGTTGAGCACGGGATTGCGGCGGCGGGAGCGCGCGGAAGAGGGTTCCTTGTTCGGGAGCGCGAGCGCGAGGCGCACGAGACGGGCCTCCATTTCGAGGAGAACGACGCGCTTGATCTCTTCGCGCGTGTCGCGCAGGTCGCGTTCCCATTGACCGAAGAGGTCGTAGTCGAAGCGCGCGCGCGTTTCGTCGGGTTCGGCCATGACTTCGCCGTGAAGCAAAGGCTGCACGAAGCGCTCGGGGAGTTTGCATTGGAGGAACCAAGCGAACGGGATGGTCGCGACGAAGTAGTCCGGTTCGTCTCCGAAATCGATGATCTGGTGCGGGATCGCGGCCCAGAACGCGCTCATCTGTCCGGCGCGGATGCGGACCTTGCGGCCGCCGAGCAAGTAGGTGACCCAGCCGGAGTGCAGGAGGTTGAGTTCGATCTCGTTGTGGTGATCGGGGCGCCGCATGGGCGACGGGCTCCAACGCACGCAGCTCAACCCGTAGGGCGCGAAGTCGGGTCTATTCGGGTCGAAGGAAATCATGGGCATGGGGAGGGGAATATTCAGCGGACCGTGTGAATGCATCCGTGCACGTCGATCGCGTGCGCGAGGAGGTTACTTTCCTTAGGATTCCGGGGGTCTTGGCAAGATAGAGCAGCCAAAGGAGTGGTTTTCGATCGTGCGTCATGGGATGCGGACGCTCGCGGCAGGACGCTCCGGCGGATGACGCTTCACAAGTAGGAGCCAGTGGCCATGTGTGGTCTCTCCGGCCGTCGCCCGGTCGTTTAGCGTCGTTGCTTTCAAACCCACATCACGACATGTCTTTTCCCTCGTTCCGTTCGAAATCGAAGGCGCCCGTGCACCCCTTCGGACGTCTGCTATGGCTCGCGAGTGTATGCGCGTGGTTTGCCGCCGGCGCTTCCATCGCCGGCGAACCCGCGCGCTCTTCCGTGTGGGTCTCCGACAACGGCGACGGCACCTACACGAACCCCGTGTTGTACGCCGACTACTCGGACCCGGATGTCGTGCGTGTGGGCGGCGACTTCTACATGACGGCCTCGAGTTTCAACTGCGTGCCCGGGCTCCCGATTCTGCACTCCAAAGACCTCGTGAATTGGGACCTCGTGGGCTACGCGCTCGACCGCAATCGACCCGAGGAACACTTCCGCGTGCCGCGGCACGCGCAGGGGGTTTGGGCGCCTTCGTTTCGTCACCACGAGGGTGAGTTCTACATCTACTGGGGCGATCCGGACTTCGGCATCTACATGGTCAAGGCCGCCGATCCGCGCGGTCCTTGGGAACCACCCGTGCTCGTGAAAGAGGGGCGCGGCGCGGGGTTGATCGATCCGTGCCCGTTGTGGGACGACGATGGTCGCGCGTATCTCGTGCACGGCATCGCGGGCAGTCGCGCAGGGATCAAGAGCGTGCTCTTCCTGCAGGAGATGACCCCCGACGGCACCTCCGTGATCGGCGAACCCGTGCTCGTGTTCGACGGGCACGACGCGCATCCCACGGTGGAAGGGCCGAAGTTCTACAAGCGTGGCGACACCTACTACATCCTCGCGCCGGCCGGCGGCGTGACGCACGGCTGGCAACTCGCGCTACGCTCGAAAGACGTGCTCGGCCCGTACGAGGAGAAGATCGTGATGCACCGTGGTTCGACCGACATCAACGGTCCGCACCAAGGCGGGCTCCTCGAACTCGCGTCGGGCGAGTCGTGGTTCGTCCACTTCCAGGACCTCGGACCGTACGGGCGCGTCATCCATCTCAACCCGGTGAACTGGACCGACGGTTGGCCGGTGATGGGCATCGATGCGGACGGCGACGGTACCGGCGACCCCGTCCGCACCCACCGCAAGCCCGACGTCGGCGGCGTCTTTCCGATCGTCGCTCCGCCCGAGTCGGACGAGTTCGACGGCGCGCGGCTCGGCTTGCAGTGGCAGTGGCACGCCAACCCGCTGCCGTTCTGGGCCGTGCCGAATCCCGCTCGCGGCAAGCTCCGCCTCTACGCCGCCCAATTGCCCGAGAAACTCGTCAGCTATTGGGACGTGCCGCATCTGCTTCTGCAGAAGTTTCCCGCTCCCGCGTTCACGGCTACGACGCGATTCACGTTCGCGCCTCGGCTCGAAGGAGAATCGACCGGCCTGATCGTGATGGGGCGCGACTACGCCCGCCTCTCCGTCACGCGTACGCCCGCGGGACTCGAAATCGCGCAAGCCATCGCCCGCAACGCCGACCGGGGCGGCGTCGAAGAGGTGCACGGTCGGCGAGCGACGCAAGGTACCGAATTCTGGTTTCGCGTGCGCGTGGAGGCGGACGCGAGCACGCGTTTCAGCTACAGCACGGACGGAGAAAACTTCACTTCGATCGGCGAACCCTTCACTGCGCGCCAAGGTGGCTGGATCGGCGCGAAAGTCGGTCTCTTCTGCTCCCGCTCGACGTGGTCCAACGACTCGGGCTGGGCCGACTTCGACTGGTTCCGCATCACACCCTGAACCCGGCTCGCTCCTGCCGATGAATGCACGTCTCCTCCGTCTGGCCGCGATCGCGGCGCTCGTCGGCTCTTGCGCGCACGCGTCCCTTGCCGCTTCGACGCGCGACTACTTCGCGCCTGTGCCCGAGTCCGTTTACGCGGGCGTCCACTTCGACATGCCGCGCGTCGCGCCGCCGAGCATCCCGTCGCTGTCGGTCTCGATCACCGAGTTCGGCGCGGTGGGCGACGGTGCGTTTCTCAACACGCAGGCCTTCGAGCGCGCCATCGCGCACGTCGCCGAGCGAGGCGGCGGGCGGGTCGTGGTGCAGCGAGGCATCTGGCTCACCGGACCGATCGTGTTGCGCAGCCGCATCCAACTGCACACCGAGTCGGGCGCGCTCGTGCAGTTCAGCGGCGACCACACGCTCTATCCGCTCGTGGAGACGCATTTCGAGGGGCTGAGCGCGCTGCGTTGTCAGTCGCCCCTCTCCGCCGAAGGTGCGCACGACATCGCGATCACGGGCGAAGGCGTGTTCGACGGCCATGGGCAGAGTTGGCGGCCCGTGAAGCGCCTCAAGACGACCGACCTGCAATGGCAGGCGCTCGTCGATTCCGGGGGTGTGCTCGATGCGGCCGGCGAGACGTGGTGGCCCAGCGCGGGTGCGCTCGAGGGCGCGCAGGGTGGTTTCAACCCGCGACGTCCGTCGCGCAGCCGCGAAGACTTCGAACGGGTGCGCGAGTTTCTCCGGCCGGTCATGGTCAGCCTGCGCGAGTGTCGCAACGTGTTGCTCGACGGCCCCACGTTTCAGAATTCGCCCGCGTGGAACATCCACCCGTTCTCCTGCGAGAATCTGATCGTGCGGCACGTCACGGTCCTCAATCCGTGGTATTCACAAAACGGAGACGGCATCGACGTCGACTCCTGTCGCAACGTCGTGATCCACGCCTCGCGCTTCGACGTGGGCGACGACGCGATGTGCCTCAAGTCCGGCAAGGACGCCGAAGGTCGTGCCCTCGGCCGGCCGACGGAGAAGATCGTGGTGCGCGACAACATCGTCTACCGCGGCCACGGCGGCTTCATCGTCGGCAGCGAGATGTCGGGTGGCGTGCGCGACGTCTACGTGGCCGACCTGCTCTTCGTCGGCACCAACGTCGGCATCCGTTTCAAGAGCAACCGCGGTCGCGGCGGCGTGGTGGAGAACATCCTGATCGAGAACATCGACATGGTGAACATCCCCACCGAGCCGATCCGCTTCAACCTCTTCTATTCCGGGGCCGCACCCACGGCGAATCAGAACATCGAGATCGTGGACCCGGCTGCGTTTCTCGGACGGTTTCCCGCCGTGTCGGAAGAGACGCCGTCGTTTCGCGACATCACCATCCGCGACGTCGTCTGTCGCGGAGCGGGCGCAGCGATGTGGATCCAAGGCCTGCCGGAAATGCCGGTGAAGAACATCCGTTTCGAGAACGTGTCCATCACCGCGACGCGAGGTGCGCGCTTGACCGATGTGGAGGGTTTCCGGTTCGACGGTGTCCACGTCGAGTGCTCGGAGGGGGTGCCGCTACATCTGGAAAACGCGCGCGACGTCGTCTGGGTCGGTAGTTCCCTGCGCAGCGTTTCCGCCGTTTCCGCGACGCCGCTCACCGTCCGCATCCAAGGTCCGCTCACGGAAAGAGTCGATCTGCGCGGTCTCGCTGCGCCCGGTGCGGAGATCGCGACGAGCCTCGGGCCCAACGTCGCTCCCGAACACGTGCGGCTGCCGGGCGGTTGAAACGCTCGCCCGCGGGCCTTAGGAAAACGGCGATATTCGGCGAAAACGGGGCAGGTGTTCCCCGAAAGGTTGTGTTACGTTCATCGATGATCGTTCGGTCGGTGACGCTTGCGCCGCTTGTCCGGCGGTCGTCTCCTTCGTCACCCCTTCGCTCCGAAAACGGAAACACCCCAGCGAGATACTCGCCCGGAAACGGCCGCGTCTACCTCGTCTCCACGACATGAATACACGCCTCTTCTCCCAGCTCGCTTCATCGTGCGGTCGGCTGCTGCTTCTGCTGTGCGGCTCGGCGAGCGCGCTGTTGTTTTCCGCCTGCAAACCGTCCGACCCCGCGGTCGCCGCATCCGGCGCTCCCGCGCCGAACTCCACGCGCGTGGCGGTCGTGGTGTCGACGTTGAACAACCCGTGGTTCGTCGTGCTCGCCGAGACGGCGCGCGATCGAGCGAAGGAACTCGGTTACGAGGCCGTGATCTTCGATTCTCAAAACGATCCGGCGAAGGAGTCGCAGCACTTCGACAACCTCGTGGCCGCAGGTTACGGAGCGGTGTTGTTCAACTGCACCGATGCCGAGGGCTCGATCGCCAACGTCCGCCGAGCGAAAGCGGCCGGCATCCCGGTTTTCTGCATGGATCGCGAGATTCTCGCCAACGACGCCGCGACTTCGCAGATCCTCTCCGACAACTATTCGGGTTGCGTCGCGCTCGGCGAATACTTCGTCGAACAGGTCGGGGAGAAGGGCACGTACATCGAACTGCTCGGGATCGTGGCCGACACCAACACGTGGAATCGCTCGAAGGGGTTCCACAGTGTGGTCGATCGCTTCCCGGGGTTGAAGATGGTGGCGCAACAGAGCGCCGACTTCGACCGCAGCCGCGCGCTCGAGGTGCTGGAGGCGTTGCTGCAATCGCATCCCGACATCGACGCGGTCTTCTGCGGCAACGACGCGATGGCGATGGGGGCGTACCAGGCCCTCCTCGCCGCCGGCAAGGCGGACCGCGTCAAGGTCTTCGGCTTCGACGGCGCGGACGACGTGGTGCGTGCGATCGCCGAAGGGAAGATCACCGCCACGGTCATGCAGTTTCCGAAAGTGATGGCGCAGACCGCGGCGGAAAACGCCGACCGTTACTTCAAGGGACAGCGCGACTTCCCGCAGCGCGTGCCGGTGACCGTCGAACTGGTCACCAAAGACAACGTCCACCGCTTCGGCGACTACGGACGCAAACCTTGAGCCTCGCGTTTCGAGTGACCAAGCCGACGCAGATGGATCCGATCGCGAACGGCATGTCGGATATTCGATGAGTTCGACCCGAAACACGTCCGCCGCGCCGCGTTCGTATCCGTGGCCGTCGATCGCGGCGGCACTCGCCTTCTTGGTTTTGCTCCTCGTCTTTCCGCCGTTCCGCTTCGTTCGAGTCGGTTCGGAGGCCCCGACCGCCGTGTTCGATCCCGTGGCCTACGCGGAACGCTTCTGGGCGGAGGAACTTCGACCGGCTGCGGCGGACGCACCCGCGCTCACCCCGGTCGTGCTCGCCGTGCGCGCGGATCCGACCGATGCGGCCGATCGCTACGCGCGCAAGGTGGGCGAGGGGACTACGCGCTACTTCTTCGTCCGCGGCGCGGGCCGTGTGATCGCAGTGGAGAGCAGTCGCCTTCTCCTCGAAGTGGAAGAGGCGCCCGGCGCTGTCGTCGCGCTTCGCACCGGACCCGTATTCGGAAACACGATACGGGACGGCACCGGCCTGCTCGATCTGAACGACGTACCCGGTCTGGCGGAATTCAACGCCCTCTCGTCCGAGTTGAATCGTCTCGCCGAGCGCGACGTGCTGCCGGTTCTGCGGGGAGCCATCGAGCCGGGCGCGCGCGTGGTCTTCGCGGGTGGCGCGCCGGCGCCGGAGTCCGTCGGCGCAGGTCCGCTGCTCGTCTTCGTGCCCGTCTTCGCGGAGGTCGCGAGCCCGTGACGACGACCTCCGACATCGTCCTCGAGGCCGTCGGGATCGAGAAGTCGTTTCCGGGCGTGCGCGCGCTCGCCGGGGTGGACCTGCGTGTGCGTGCCGGTCGGCTCTTGGCTCTGTTGGGTGAGAACGGAGCGGGCAAATCGACGTTGATGAACGTCCTCTCCGGCGTCTTCCCGCCCGACGCGGGTAGGATCCGGTTCGAGGGGCGTGACGTCGAGTTCGGCGATCCACGCGCCTCGCAGGCGTGCGGCATCGGGATCGTTCACCAAGAGCTCAATCTGGTGCCGTGGCTTTCGGTGGCGGAGAACGTCTTTCTCGGTCGAGAGCCGCGCACGCGGTTCGGGCTGATCGACTTCGAACGGCTGCACGCGGACACGCGCGAGTTGCTGGCGCGCCTCGATCTGAAGGGCGCGCCCGAAGCACTCGTCGCGGACCTGCGCGTCGGTCAGCAGCAGCTGGTGGAGATCGTCCGTGCCCTTTCCGAGGACGCACGCGTGCTCGTGCTCGACGAGCCCACGTCGTCGCTCTCCGCGCACGAGGTCGATGTCTTGTTCGGCGTCGTCTCCGACCTGAAGCACGCCGGCGTCGGCATCGTCTACATCACGCACAAGTTCGAGGAGCTGGAACACATCTGCGACGACGTCGTCGTCATGCGCGACGGACGCGTCGTCGGGGAATCGCTCTACCGCGACCTCACACGCGACGCCATCGTGAGGCTCATGGCCGGACGCGAAGCGAAGGAGGGATTCCAGCGCGTTTGCGTGGCCACGGACGCGGAGCTCTTGCGTGCCGAGGAGATCTCGCTGCCGGGCGACGGCATCGGGCGTGCGCGGGTGGTCGACGACGTGTCGCTCGTGCTGCGCCGCGGCGAGGTGCTGGGCGTCTTCGGTCTCGTCGGCGCGGGGCGCACGGAGTTGTTGGAGACGCTGTTCGGTGCGCACGGCGGACGTGCGCAGGGACGGCTCTTCGTCGATGGGCGCGCGGTGTCGTTCTCCTCGCCCGCCGACGCCATTGCGGCCGGCATCGGTTTTGCGCCCGAGGATCGCAAGCGCGACGGGCTGGTGCTCTCGATGGGCGTCGCCGCAAACGCCAGTCTCGCCAGCCTCGAGCGTACGCTGCGCTTCGGCTTCGTCGACACGTATCGAGAAACTGGATACGTGTCGCCCTACATCGAGCGTTTCCGCGTGAAGACGCCCTCGCTCGACCAACGCATCGGCGCGCTCTCGGGCGGAAACCAGCAGAAGGTCATCTTGGCCAAATGGCTCGCGACCGATCCGCGCGTCCTCCTGCTCGACGAGCCGACGCGCGGCATCGACGTCAACGCCAAGCGGGAGATCTACGCCTTCATCGACGAGCTGGCCCGTTCCGGTCTCGGACTCGTCGTCGTGTCCTCCGAATTACCCGAAGTCCTCGCGCTCGCCGATCGCGTGATGGTGATGTGCGAAGGGCGCAAGACCGCCGAATTCCCCCGCGCCGAGGCCACGCCCGAACGGGTGCTGGCCGCCGCGCTGCCGGACCGTGCGCCGGCGCTCGCTTCCTGACATGGCTGCTCGCGACTACAAAGCCCTTCTCGCCCGGCTCCGACCTCTGCTCGCGCTCGCGCTCATGGTCGTGGCGATGAGCCTGCTCTCGGATCGTTTCCTCACGCCCGACAACGGCTGGAACATCCTCCGCCAGATCTCGGTGAACCTCTGCCTGTCGATCGGCATGACGCTCGTGATCCTCAGCGGCGGCATCGACCTCTCTGTCGGAGCCATCCTCGGCCTCGCCGGCGCGGTGGCGGCGGGGGTGTTGCGAAGCGGTATCGAGATTCCGGGTACGGAGTGGGTGCTGCAATGCACGCCCTCGGGCGCGATCCTCGTCGGGGTGGCGGTCGGCGCCGCCGCGGGCTGGGTCAACGGCTTCACCGTCACGCGCTTCAGGCTGCCTCCCTTCGTGGCGACGCTCGCCATGTTGAGCATCGCACGGGGGGCGACCATGCTGTGGACGGGCGGTTTTCCGATCACCGGCTTGGGCGACGGATTCGGACGCATCGGCACGGGGGCGCTTCTCGGCGTGCCGGTGCCGGTCTGGATCATGGTCGGCCTCACGGCGGTGTTCGTGGTCGTGACCACGCGCACGCGTTTCGGCCGCCACCTCTACGCAGTGGGCGGCAACGAGCGCGCGGCCCGTCTCACCGGTCTGAACGTCGGGCGGATCAAGCTCGCGGTCTACACGCTCGCGGGAGCACTGGCCGGCGTCGCCGGACTCATCGTCACCGCGCGTCTCGATTCCGCGCAGCCGAACGCCGGTCTCGGCTACGAACTGGACTCCATCGCCGCAGTCGTCATCGGCGGCACGTCGCTGGCCGGAGGGCGCGGCTCGATCATGGGCACGGTGCTCGGGTGTCTCATCATCGGCGTGCTCAACAACGGGCTGTTTCTGCTCAACGTCTCGCCGTTCTGGCAGCAGGTGATCAAGGGCCTGGTCATCCTGCTCGCCGTCGCGCTCGACCGGATGAACTCCAAGGACAAGGACTCCTGATGCGTATTCGAAATCTGGTCACACTGCTCTTGCTCGGTTCGTTTCTGGCCCGCGTCTCCGGCGATCACGGTGCGCTGGCCGGGGATCGTCATCGCGTGATCGTCTCGACCGACATAGGCGGCACCGACTTCGACGACTACCAGTCGCTCGTGCACGTGCTGCTCTACGCGGACGTGCTCGATCTGGAAGGGTTGATCTCGTCGCCTCACGGTGCGGGCCGGGCGAAGGACATCCTCGACGTGATCGATCTCTACGAGCGCGACCATCCCAACCTCCGCACCTACAGCGCGCGTTATCCGACGGCTGACGCCTTGCGTGCGATCACCAAGCAAGGGGAGACCGAG from Opitutales bacterium ASA1 encodes the following:
- a CDS encoding glycoside hydrolase 43 family protein, which translates into the protein MSFPSFRSKSKAPVHPFGRLLWLASVCAWFAAGASIAGEPARSSVWVSDNGDGTYTNPVLYADYSDPDVVRVGGDFYMTASSFNCVPGLPILHSKDLVNWDLVGYALDRNRPEEHFRVPRHAQGVWAPSFRHHEGEFYIYWGDPDFGIYMVKAADPRGPWEPPVLVKEGRGAGLIDPCPLWDDDGRAYLVHGIAGSRAGIKSVLFLQEMTPDGTSVIGEPVLVFDGHDAHPTVEGPKFYKRGDTYYILAPAGGVTHGWQLALRSKDVLGPYEEKIVMHRGSTDINGPHQGGLLELASGESWFVHFQDLGPYGRVIHLNPVNWTDGWPVMGIDADGDGTGDPVRTHRKPDVGGVFPIVAPPESDEFDGARLGLQWQWHANPLPFWAVPNPARGKLRLYAAQLPEKLVSYWDVPHLLLQKFPAPAFTATTRFTFAPRLEGESTGLIVMGRDYARLSVTRTPAGLEIAQAIARNADRGGVEEVHGRRATQGTEFWFRVRVEADASTRFSYSTDGENFTSIGEPFTARQGGWIGAKVGLFCSRSTWSNDSGWADFDWFRITP
- a CDS encoding helix-turn-helix domain-containing protein → MHSHGPLNIPLPMPMISFDPNRPDFAPYGLSCVRWSPSPMRRPDHHNEIELNLLHSGWVTYLLGGRKVRIRAGQMSAFWAAIPHQIIDFGDEPDYFVATIPFAWFLQCKLPERFVQPLLHGEVMAEPDETRARFDYDLFGQWERDLRDTREEIKRVVLLEMEARLVRLALALPNKEPSSARSRRRNPVLNDGGLNKVEQMACLIAQRYLEKLTVEEIGRSVGLHPNYAMSLFQRTFGTTLVEYLTHHRVSHAQRLLATGDEKIVDVAFESGFSSISRFNEAFRRACGCSPREYRKQHRIDD
- a CDS encoding glycoside hydrolase family 2 TIM barrel-domain containing protein, giving the protein MSALDLAPRRLPSLRASLSPSVFAHALAVASLVYPTGAYATPPDWENEQVFQIGREPARATFVPFDTTENALRGDRTRSPWFLSLDGTWKFHWVPAPEARPLDFHAPEFDDSSWADIPVPSNWEMHGYGTPIYISAGFPFKIDPPRVTATPPEDWTAFHERNPVGSYRRTFDVPASWDGRRTYLHFAGVQSAFYVWVNGTRVGYSQGSMEPAEFDVTEWVRPGRNHVAVEVYRWCDGSYLEDQDMWRFSGIFREVFLYSTAAVRIADFAVRTELDADYRDAVLQIKPELAAYDGSDLAGWSLQAQLHDATGVPVFDSPLRQDAEPVLNRDRRAAVMNDRVPQRGPAKFAWMEGAVTAPAKWTAETPHLYTLVLTLHDPAGALVEAVRTRVGFRELEIREGRFLVNGRPVRLRGVNRHEHDPATAHALSLERMVEDIRLMKQANINAVRTAHYPNDTRWYDLCDEYGLYVMDEADIESHGIRGELASDPRWHAQFLDRIVRMAERDKNHPSVVFWSLGNEAGWGPNFAAASAWLKEFDPTRPVHYEGAQGTPRDPLGVDVISRFYPRVLQDYLNPGIPEGSIEERAENARWERLLHHTMIAGETRPVMTSEYAHAMGNAIGNLQEYWDEIYWHPHMLGGFIWDWVDQALYRTAPDGTRWFAYGGDFGDKPNSRAFALNGVVFADRTLPPKYWEVKKVYQPAYIEWRRAQPGEVVIRITNRNHHLDLSAFDVRWSVTSDGRVLQQGTLPAIEGAPDKAVEVSLPVAAIADPIVGADYWLRVSLHKRDSLVADPASLRARAGLEACWAPGGHEIASEQLPLPVSTTALPPSALVATGGPALRVEESTARIQIVGTNFTAVFDRTAGTFTSLAFDGREMLAPPSPAENELPPGPLPQAWRAPTDNDRGFGQWLARDWTRAGLDRPRISTGPATIERVDASAVRIRVSTTLHAAEGAVAQDAVWTVHGDGAIDLEATFTPGGSLPPLARLGIVARLAGDLRETTWYGRGPHENYSDRKRSADMGVWTSTVDAAYVPYPRPQETGNREDTRWIVLEDSAGRGLLVASAGTPVSFSALRFTAQDLAASTHAHLLKPRDEVVLSIDAAHMGLGNSSCGPGVLVRYAVPMQPHTLRLRIEPWTGGDASHAASRARAAAQ
- a CDS encoding glycoside hydrolase family 28 protein, giving the protein MNARLLRLAAIAALVGSCAHASLAASTRDYFAPVPESVYAGVHFDMPRVAPPSIPSLSVSITEFGAVGDGAFLNTQAFERAIAHVAERGGGRVVVQRGIWLTGPIVLRSRIQLHTESGALVQFSGDHTLYPLVETHFEGLSALRCQSPLSAEGAHDIAITGEGVFDGHGQSWRPVKRLKTTDLQWQALVDSGGVLDAAGETWWPSAGALEGAQGGFNPRRPSRSREDFERVREFLRPVMVSLRECRNVLLDGPTFQNSPAWNIHPFSCENLIVRHVTVLNPWYSQNGDGIDVDSCRNVVIHASRFDVGDDAMCLKSGKDAEGRALGRPTEKIVVRDNIVYRGHGGFIVGSEMSGGVRDVYVADLLFVGTNVGIRFKSNRGRGGVVENILIENIDMVNIPTEPIRFNLFYSGAAPTANQNIEIVDPAAFLGRFPAVSEETPSFRDITIRDVVCRGAGAAMWIQGLPEMPVKNIRFENVSITATRGARLTDVEGFRFDGVHVECSEGVPLHLENARDVVWVGSSLRSVSAVSATPLTVRIQGPLTERVDLRGLAAPGAEIATSLGPNVAPEHVRLPGG